The genomic interval CTCCCTTCTTCCACGCATACACGAAACCAATACTCAGGATGACGACGAAAAGACCCATTTGCACCAGGCCGCTCAAGCGCGTCTGGCGCATCACGACCGCCCACGGGAGCAGAAAGACGGTCTCGATGTCGAACAGGATGAACAGGACCGCGATCAGGTAGAAGCGCACCGGCACCCGGCGCTGCCCGGGGCCGTACGGCCGCATGCCGGACTCGTACGTCTGGCCCTTGCGGGCGGAAGGCCGCCTGGGGCCGAAAAGATGTCCGATCGCCACCACCAGAAAGGCGATGCCGATAGCCAGGATGAGCAAGACGGCGATGGGCAGAAAGTCTGACGGCAATGGATCCTCGGCCGGGGGAGCCGGCCCTGCCACCGCAGGCATCCGGCGATTTGGTCTAAGTGGGCGCAGTCTATCACAAGCGAGGAGACGGGTCAAAGACAGACCGCTCTTCTGCGGTTCGAGGCACTCCGCCAACCGCTCCCGCCTGCGTCCGGCTCACCCCGGAGGGGCTTGACACGTCCGCCGCTCTGGGCTACTCTAGTGGATGCTATTCCTACTTCTCCTATAGGGAAACTAGCTATGAACCTGTCCAAGCGGTCCGAATACGGCTTGCGGGCGCTCTTCGACCTGGCCGCCCAGACGGCCGCCCAGCCCGTGCCCTTGCGCGACCTGGCGGAGCGCAACCACCTGCCCGGCAAGTTCCTCGAGCAGATCTTCCTCAGCCTACGCAATGCCGGCATCGTCCACGGCCAAACCGGCCCCGGCGGCGGCTACACCC from Anaerolineales bacterium carries:
- a CDS encoding NADH-quinone oxidoreductase subunit A, whose protein sequence is MPSDFLPIAVLLILAIGIAFLVVAIGHLFGPRRPSARKGQTYESGMRPYGPGQRRVPVRFYLIAVLFILFDIETVFLLPWAVVMRQTRLSGLVQMGLFVVILSIGFVYAWKKGALEWE